One segment of Engraulis encrasicolus isolate BLACKSEA-1 chromosome 7, IST_EnEncr_1.0, whole genome shotgun sequence DNA contains the following:
- the tlcd5b gene encoding TLC domain-containing protein 5, whose amino-acid sequence MALTLLEGFGCSLISWICVYALICYVNSLRGYEFNCRVVTFIHGVIIVLLTAYIAFIDGPWPYTNTGVLNTPMQILALLVSLGYFVFDMGWCMYFRTEGPVMLAHHVLTILAMLLTLAEGKCGTEACAVILGSEVTNPFLQSRWFLKRLGKYDTLVGDVVDFLFILLFLVVRIGFGAGMLHAVVTCPRSRWYIKASGLSIYTISCVFMVDIVRFAIRKSCGKYKRWQERRQLLDVANGKPHLQ is encoded by the exons ATGGCACTCACATTGCTAGAGGGGTTTGGCTGTAGCCTCATTAGCTGGATCTGtgtgtatgccctcatttgctaCGTCAACTCTTTGCGAGGATACGAGTTTAACTGCAGGGTGGTCACCTTCATCCATGGCGTGATCATAGTACTGCTGACGGCTTACATAGCCTTCATCGATGGACCCTGGCCCTACACAAACACAG GCGTGCTCAACACTCCCATGCAGATCCTGGCCCTGCTGGTGAGCCTGGGCTACTTTGTCTTCGACATGGGCTGGTGCATGTACTTCCGCACGGAGGGCCCCGTGATGCTGGCCCACCACGTGCTGACCATCCTGGCCATGCTGCTGACGCTGGCCGAGGGCAAGTGCGGCACTGAGGCCTGCGCCGTCATCTTGGGCAGCGAGGTCACCAACCCCTTTCTGCAGTCCAG GTGGTTCCTGAAGCGCCTGGGCAAGTATGACACGCTGGTGGGGGACGTAGTGGACTTCCTTTTCATCCTGCTCTTCCTGGTCGTCCGCATCGGCTTCGGCGCGGGCATGCTGCACGCCGTAGTCACGTGTCCCCGGTCCCGCTGGTACATCAAGGCCAGCGGTCTGTCCATCTACACCATCTCCTGCGTCTTCATGGTGGACATTGTCCGCTTCGCCATCCGCAAGAGCTGCGGAAAGTACAAGCGCTGGCAGGAGCGACGCCAGCTGCTGGACGTGGCCAATGGGAAGCCTCACCTGCAGTGA